Below is a genomic region from Halorussus salinus.
CCTCGACGAGTCGGCCGAGGTCGCCCAGATTCTCGGGGACGGGTTCGGGGTTCCGGCCGGGGAAGTGGCCGTCGGCCTGACTGTTGGCGGTGACGACCCGACAGCCGAGTTTCCGGAAGAACTCGGGGCTGGTGAGCGACCCGGCTCCGTGGCCGGGGTCGAGCGCGACGGTCAGGTCGGCGTCGGCGATGGTCTCGCGGTCTACCGCGTCCAGCAGGGCCTCGACGTACTCGCGGCCCGCGCCCTCGACGCGGCGGCTCTCGCCGGTCTCGCTCCAGCGCGCCGAGTCGAACTTCTCGGCGAGGAACTTCTGTTCGATGCGCTCTAGCTCCTCGACGGAGAGTTCCACGCCATCGACGCCGATTAGCTTGACGCCGTTGTACTCCGGCGGGTTGTGCGAGGCGGTTATCATCACGACCGGCATTTCGCGGCGCTCGGCGTAAGCCTGCGCGCCCGGCGTCGGGATGATGCCCAACCTGTCTACGTCCGCGCCGACGCTGGCGAGACCGCTCGCGGCCGCGTCGGCCAGCATCTCGCCGGTCGCGCGGGTGTCGCGTGCGACCGCCACTCGCTCGGTCCGCCAGACGGTGCCCGCCGCCTTGGCGACCTTGAGTACGAACTCGGGAGTCAGCGCCTCGTTGGCGACTCCGCGAGTACCACTGGACCCGAACACTTTCATACGACACGCTCGGGACCCGCGGGCAAAAGTTATTCCGGAGCGCATCCAGCGAGGGAGTCGTTCACTCCCTTAGCGGGTTGACGGGTCGAGAGCGTGGCCGTTCGAGAACCGAATCGAGCGCGGCGTCGAAGGCACCGACTCGACGCGACGACGACACCGACCCGACGCGACGACGACACCGACCCGACGCGACGACGACACCGACCACCCGGCGCGTGCTGGTGCGACGCCGCCGTGGGTCGCACCAACCGCGCGAGGGAGGAGTAGCGCAGTGAAACGAGCAACGCAGTCGGTTGGGGAGGGTGTGGGCCGCGGTCGCGGTGCTGTGCGGTGCGGGGCGGAAAATCCTTGGAGTCGGCGATAGCTGGAGTCGGCGATAGCCCGCTGTGTGGGTGCTGTGCGGTAGACTCCCGTGTTCAAGCCTGAAGCTAGCTTCCTGCAGATTGGCGTTTCGTCTTCCAGTTCTCCGACGACCACCCAGACCGAAGCCCAACCAACACATAGAACCCGAACGTTTTCCCGCCCGTCCGACGCTCCTTCGAACATGGGCATCAGCATCGACGAGAAGCGGGTGTACGACGCCAGCGAGGGACCGACCCCGGTGTTCGTCGTCGGCGAGTTCGGGGTCGCCCGCGTGGACACCTCCGACGACCTCGTGGGCGAGTTCGGACTGGCCCACCGGTGTACGGCCCGCGACGCCGCGGGACGAGGAGGGCTCCTCGGGATAGCGACCGACGAGGAGTTACTGGTCGGCGTCTTCGGCGACGCCGAAACGGAAGTTGAGTTCGAACCGCTGGGCCTCGGCCCGACCGCGGCGGTCGGATTCGCGGCCGACGGGGAACTGGTGGCGGCCCGCGAGGACGGCACGGTCGTCCGCGGAAACGCGACGGGCGGCGGCGAGACGGGAGACGCGACGGGCGGCGACGAGACGGGAGCGACGAGCGCGGACTCCGGCGGGAGCGCGAGCGGCTGGACCGAACTCGGCGAACTGGACGACGTGCGAGCCATCGACGGCGACCTCGTGGCCGCCGAATCGGGCGTCTACCGGGCCGTGGGCGACGACCTCCAACACGTGGGCTTGGAGGAGGTCCGCGACGTGTCCGCCGCGGGCGTGCCGCTGGCCGCGACCGACGACGGCCTCTACAGGCTCGGCAACGGGTGGATGGACGTACTGAACGGAGCGTTCCGGGCCGTCAGTGCCGCGCCCGCGGAGACGGGTTCGTCCGCGAGGAGCCTCGGGTGGGCGCACGCCGCGGGCGCGGACGGCCTGTTCGCCCGCGAGGAGGGCGCGTGGCAGGCCGTCGAGTTGCCCGTCTCCGGCGAAGTGGTGGCGCTCGACCACGGCGACGGCGCGTACGCGGTCACGGCCGACGGAACGTTCCTGCTGTCGGTCGGCGACGGCTGGCACCACCAGGTTCTCGGATTACGGGGAGTCGAAGCGGTCGCCGTGCCGTCGGGCCAAAGAAACCTCTAGCTATTTCTAAGCAATATATTCAATAGTCTTACAAACGGCGGGCTATCTCTATCCGCACCGCCGATGCCGGACACGTCAGTGACGCCGACCGACGAGCCGCGATTGAAAACCGATTTACCCGCCGACGTACACCCCTCGCACATGATTATCAGCGGGTCAGCGTCCCAGTCGCTCGCGGCCGAACTCGCGGCCGCACTGGACGAACCTCTGGCGAGCGTCGAGTACGAACGATTCCCCGACGGCGAACTGCTGGCGGGCGCGCCCGGCGTCGCCGACGCCGAGGAGTCCCGCGCGGTCGTCGTCGCCTCGACGGTCTCGTCGGACGCCCACGTCGAACTCCTCCAGTTGCAGGACGCCGCCCGCGAGTGGGGTGCCTCGGAGGTCGTCACCGTCCTGCCGTACATGGGCTACGCCCGCCAAGACGAGGCGTTCGAGGAGGGCCACCCGGTCTCGGCCCGCGCCGTCGCTCGCGCCATCTCGTCGGGGACCGACCGCGTGCTGACGGTCGAACCCCACGAGGAGGCGGTCTGTGACTTCTTCGACGTGCCCGCCGAGTCGGTCGACGCCGCGGGACTCCTCGCGGACCCGCTGCCCGCGGACCTCGAAGAGCCGGTCTTCCTCTCGCCCGACGCAGGAGCGGTGGACATCGCCGAGACGGTCCGGGACGCCTACGGGTCGGGCGCGACCGACTACTTCGAGAAGGTCCGCCACTCCGGGACCGAGGTCGAGTTGACGCCGAGCGACACGGCCGTTGCGGGCCGCGACGTGGTGGTGACCGACGACATCATCGCCACCGGCTCCACGATGTCCGGCGCGGTCGAGATTCTGCGCGAGAAGGGTGCCTCGCGCGTGTTCGTCACCTGCGTCCACCCGATGCTGGCCGCCGACGCCTACACGAAGCTCTCGAAGGCTGGCGTCGAGTCGATTTGCGGGACCGACACTATCGAGCGACCGGTGAGTGAAGTCTCTGTCGCGCCCGTGCTGGCCGAAAAACTCTGAAAGAAAATCGTCGGTTTTCTACGCCTCTGCTTCCGCCAGCGGCGCAATCGCAATCTCCATCTCGACGCCTTCGACCTCCCACTCCTTGCGGTGGCCGTCCTCGACGCTCCCCACCTCGTCGGCGCGGACCTCCTCGCGTACGAGGTCCATGCGCTCGGCCACGAGGTCGGCCACGCGGTCGTCGGCGATAGCGAGTTCGAGGAGGATGCGTTCCTCGATGTCGAGGTCCATCTCCTTGCGCATCTCTTGGACGCGCCGGATGACCTCGCGGGCGTAGCCCTCGCTCTCGATGTCTTCGGTGAGTGCCGTGTCCACGTAGACGACGCCGCGCTGGTCGTCGTCGGTGTCGAAGCCGACGCCGGTGACGCCCTCGGGGGTCCGGGTGACGAACTCGACCATCTCGTCGGTCAGGTCCACGTCCATGCCGATGTCCTCCTCGACCGCCGATTCGAGCGCCGAGAGCGTCGGCTCCGCGATTTGGGCGTCGTTGAGCGCCTGCATGACCCGGCCAGCGTCGTCGCCGAACTCCGGCCCGAGGAGACTCATGTCGGCCTCGGCGCTGTAGTGGAGTTCGCCCCAGTCCTCGTCGGGCCCGACGAGTTCGATGGTGCGGGCGTTGAGCCGGTCGGCCAGCAGGTCGCGGTGACGCTCGACGGCCTCGACCGTGCGCTCGCCGTCGGCGGTGACCACGATGCGCGTGACGGGCCAGCGGAGCTTTCGCTCGGCCTGCTGGCGGGCGTTCGACCCGGCCTCCTCGATGGCGCGCAGGAGGCTCACGTCGGTCTCCAATTGGGCGTCCTGCCAGTACTCGTCGGCCTCGGGCCAGTCGAGCATGTGGACCGTGTCGTGGCCCTCCTCGCCCGTGAGCGTGCCGTAAATGGTCTCGGTGACGAACGGCGCGTAGGGTGCCAGCAGAGCGACGACCGTGGTCAGCACCTCGTAGAACGTGGCGTAGGCCGCCAGCTTCGAGTCGCTGTCCTCCTCTTCCCACATGCGCTCGCGGACGACCTGAATGTAGAACCGCGACACGTCCTCCACGACGAAGTTCAGGAGGACGGAGAGCGCCTTGTCCTGTCGGTAGTCGTCCCAGTGGTCGGTCATCTCGGCGACGACCGACTGGAGGCGCGCGAGGACCCACTCGTCCACGAGTTCGAGGTCGTCGTCCACGTCGTCCAAGGTGGTCTCCTTCGGGTCGAAGTCGTCCAGTCGCATGTAGGGGAGCGGGAACCGGAAGACGTTCCAGAGGATGTTGAGGTCCCGCTGCATCTCGCTCGTCTCGTCGTACGAGAAGCGCATGTCCTCGCCCTGCGGGTTCGCCGACAGCAGGAACATCCGCATCGGGTCGGTGCCGTACTCGTCGATGACCTCGTGGGGGTCCACGAGGATGCCCTTGGACTTGGACATGCCGCGGCCGTCGGGCATGTTGGCGTAGCCGTGCATCAGCACCTCGTCGTACGGGATTTCGCCGACGGCGGCCGTGCCCATGCCGAGTTGCGACCAGAACCACCCGCGGGTCTGGTCGTGGGCCTCCATGATGAGGTCGGCGGGCCACAGCTCCTCGAACTCGTCGTCCTTTTCGGGGTAGTCGAGCGTGCCCCACGAGGCGACCGAGGAGTCGAGCCACACGTCGAACACGTCGCCGACGCGGGTGTAGGTCGTGCCGTCCTGCGTGATGGTGAGGTCGTCCACCGTGCCCTTGTGGAGGTCCACGGACTCGGGGTCGATATCTTGGTCCACCTTCTCGGCTAGCTCCTCGCGGGTGCCGACGACGACGACGTTCTCCATGCTTCCGTCCCAGTCTTCGGGGGTCCAGATGGGGATGGGGATGCCCCAGTACCGCTGACGCGAGACGTTCCAGTCCGGGGCGTCTTCCACGAAGTCCCGGAAGCGATTGTCCCGTGCCCACTCGGGGTGCCACTCGCTGTCCTCGATGTTGTCCAGCAGTTGGTCTTTCACGTCGGTGATGGTGATGAACCACTGGTCGGTGACGATTTGGATGATGCCGGTGTCACACCGCCAGCAGTGGCCGTAGCTGTGGGTGGTGGTGCCCGACGAGAGCATCAAGTCCTTCTCTTCGAGGTCGGCGATGATTTCCTCGTCGGCGTCCTTGACGTACTGCCCGGCGTACTTGCCCGCCGAGTCGCCGTACACGCCGTCGCTCCCGACTGGACAGAAGATGTCCAGTCCGAGTTCGCGGCCGCGCTCGAAGTCCTCTTCACCGTGGCCGGGCGCGGAGTGGACGAGGCCGGTGCGGTCCACTTCCACGTAGTCGGCGGTGTAGACCTGCAGTGCGTCCTCGCCTTCGGCGTGGTCGGGGACCTCCTCGCGGAGGGGATGGTCGTACTTCCAGCCGACCATCTCGTCGCCCGTGACCTCGCCTTCGACTTCGTAGTCCGAATAGCGGCCCTTCTTCAGGACCTCCTCGACACAGCCGTCCGCGAGGTAGAGAACCTCCTCCTTCCCGTCTTTCGTCGCTCGGACTCGCTGGTAAGTCACGTCGCCGTCCACCGCGACGAAGGTATTAGCGGGGATGGTCCACGGCGTGGTGGTCCAGATGACCAGATACTCGTCGCTCGCGGGTTCACCGCTCGCGTCTTCCGAGACCGCCCCGTGGTCGGTCTCGCGAAGCGGGAACTTGACGTAGATGGACGGGTCGTCCACGTCCTCGTACTCGACTTCGTTGTTGGCGATGGCGGTCTCACAGCGCGGGCACTGGGAGATGGACCGCTGGCCCTGCTCGACCAGTCCCTTCTCGTGGGCCTGCTCGAAGCCCCACCACGCCGCTTCCATGTACTCGGGATTGACCGTCTTGTACGGGTCGTCCCAGTCCATCCAGACGCCGAAGGACTTGAAGTCCTCCTGCAAACCGTCGAGTTGGTCCTCGGCGAACTCCTTGCACTCTTGGATGAAGTTCTCCTCGCCGAACTCCTCGATGTCCTTCTTGTTCTCGAAGCCCAGTTGCTCCTCGACTTTCGTCTCGATGGGCAGACCGTGCATGTCGTAGCCCGGCCGGTCTGTCACGTCGTAGCCGGACATCCGGAGATACCGGATGTAGGCGTCTTTCAGGGTCTTGTTCCACGTGGTGCCCATGTGGGCCGCGCCGGAGGTGTAG
It encodes:
- a CDS encoding HVO_0234 family beta-propeller protein; this encodes MGISIDEKRVYDASEGPTPVFVVGEFGVARVDTSDDLVGEFGLAHRCTARDAAGRGGLLGIATDEELLVGVFGDAETEVEFEPLGLGPTAAVGFAADGELVAAREDGTVVRGNATGGGETGDATGGDETGATSADSGGSASGWTELGELDDVRAIDGDLVAAESGVYRAVGDDLQHVGLEEVRDVSAAGVPLAATDDGLYRLGNGWMDVLNGAFRAVSAAPAETGSSARSLGWAHAAGADGLFAREEGAWQAVELPVSGEVVALDHGDGAYAVTADGTFLLSVGDGWHHQVLGLRGVEAVAVPSGQRNL
- a CDS encoding ribose-phosphate diphosphokinase, whose translation is MIISGSASQSLAAELAAALDEPLASVEYERFPDGELLAGAPGVADAEESRAVVVASTVSSDAHVELLQLQDAAREWGASEVVTVLPYMGYARQDEAFEEGHPVSARAVARAISSGTDRVLTVEPHEEAVCDFFDVPAESVDAAGLLADPLPADLEEPVFLSPDAGAVDIAETVRDAYGSGATDYFEKVRHSGTEVELTPSDTAVAGRDVVVTDDIIATGSTMSGAVEILREKGASRVFVTCVHPMLAADAYTKLSKAGVESICGTDTIERPVSEVSVAPVLAEKL
- the ileS gene encoding isoleucine--tRNA ligase — encoded protein: MSRFGEVEDQYDPDAVEDRVFDYWDEVDAYEKATEHRADAETFFFVDGPPYTSGAAHMGTTWNKTLKDAYIRYLRMSGYDVTDRPGYDMHGLPIETKVEEQLGFENKKDIEEFGEENFIQECKEFAEDQLDGLQEDFKSFGVWMDWDDPYKTVNPEYMEAAWWGFEQAHEKGLVEQGQRSISQCPRCETAIANNEVEYEDVDDPSIYVKFPLRETDHGAVSEDASGEPASDEYLVIWTTTPWTIPANTFVAVDGDVTYQRVRATKDGKEEVLYLADGCVEEVLKKGRYSDYEVEGEVTGDEMVGWKYDHPLREEVPDHAEGEDALQVYTADYVEVDRTGLVHSAPGHGEEDFERGRELGLDIFCPVGSDGVYGDSAGKYAGQYVKDADEEIIADLEEKDLMLSSGTTTHSYGHCWRCDTGIIQIVTDQWFITITDVKDQLLDNIEDSEWHPEWARDNRFRDFVEDAPDWNVSRQRYWGIPIPIWTPEDWDGSMENVVVVGTREELAEKVDQDIDPESVDLHKGTVDDLTITQDGTTYTRVGDVFDVWLDSSVASWGTLDYPEKDDEFEELWPADLIMEAHDQTRGWFWSQLGMGTAAVGEIPYDEVLMHGYANMPDGRGMSKSKGILVDPHEVIDEYGTDPMRMFLLSANPQGEDMRFSYDETSEMQRDLNILWNVFRFPLPYMRLDDFDPKETTLDDVDDDLELVDEWVLARLQSVVAEMTDHWDDYRQDKALSVLLNFVVEDVSRFYIQVVRERMWEEEDSDSKLAAYATFYEVLTTVVALLAPYAPFVTETIYGTLTGEEGHDTVHMLDWPEADEYWQDAQLETDVSLLRAIEEAGSNARQQAERKLRWPVTRIVVTADGERTVEAVERHRDLLADRLNARTIELVGPDEDWGELHYSAEADMSLLGPEFGDDAGRVMQALNDAQIAEPTLSALESAVEEDIGMDVDLTDEMVEFVTRTPEGVTGVGFDTDDDQRGVVYVDTALTEDIESEGYAREVIRRVQEMRKEMDLDIEERILLELAIADDRVADLVAERMDLVREEVRADEVGSVEDGHRKEWEVEGVEMEIAIAPLAEAEA